In one Pseudodesulfovibrio tunisiensis genomic region, the following are encoded:
- a CDS encoding DVU0524 family FlgM-associated protein, producing the protein MNAPANVRIMLRTYGRQLTNAKRLARFRRALNLDGTQEEQSVSRQVRRRGLVERIAREIIENLIVNSQQTPIVADILDQLEQELGARHIFEYPLDGSDVQILRETERGSHEIVGQERDRVMRRLWEITLSRVDETML; encoded by the coding sequence GTGAATGCCCCAGCGAATGTTCGCATAATGCTGCGCACCTATGGTCGGCAGCTGACGAACGCAAAGCGCCTTGCGCGCTTTCGGCGGGCATTGAATCTGGATGGAACGCAGGAGGAACAATCCGTTTCCAGACAGGTCAGACGACGCGGTCTGGTGGAACGCATTGCACGGGAGATCATTGAAAATCTGATCGTCAACAGCCAGCAGACGCCCATTGTGGCCGACATCCTCGACCAGTTGGAACAGGAGTTGGGCGCGCGGCATATTTTCGAATATCCGCTGGACGGCAGTGACGTGCAGATACTGAGGGAGACCGAACGCGGTTCCCATGAAATTGTCGGGCAGGAACGCGACAGGGTCATGCGGCGACTGTGGGAGATCACCCTGTCACGCGTGGATGAAACCATGCTGTGA